One stretch of Puniceicoccus vermicola DNA includes these proteins:
- a CDS encoding sulfatase-like hydrolase/transferase, with the protein MKPNVIIFFTDQQRWDTLGLNGNPLGLTPNFDRYARQGTFLKHAVTCQPVCGPARSCLQTGQYSTETGVWRNGNCLRKDAITLAKCYRGAGYRTGYIGKWHLAGKDQGKGPVKEKYRGGYQDWLAANTVETTSGPFSTILWNEKNEPVRLPGYRVDAMTDAAIRYIDKRAAENEQPFMLCLSLLEPHHQNTNDSFPAPPGYEEFFTGRWTPPDLQALGGSSAQHIAGYYGMVKRVDEALGRLMDAVHSLGIANHTITAFVSDHGCHFKTRNAEYKRTPHESSVRIPLALWGTEFDGGGELREATGLINLPPSLLDACGIAPPDSMQALSILPLLKHQRRNWPKESYIQFGDNNVRTGRALRSDRWKYAVSIPKDTKPAPHAKVYEETHLYDLQADPYELRNLIEEEAYQTIRKHFRQRIRSWLKETNEPPAEIIPATTKPSGQLSIDYPCGEN; encoded by the coding sequence ATGAAACCAAACGTCATTATTTTTTTCACAGACCAACAGCGCTGGGATACCTTAGGACTCAACGGTAATCCTCTTGGGTTGACGCCTAATTTTGACCGCTACGCACGACAGGGAACTTTTCTAAAACATGCAGTTACGTGTCAGCCTGTGTGTGGTCCGGCACGTAGTTGCCTTCAAACAGGTCAATATTCGACCGAGACCGGAGTATGGAGAAATGGAAACTGTTTGAGAAAAGACGCCATTACGCTAGCCAAGTGCTATCGGGGAGCTGGCTACAGAACAGGTTATATCGGTAAATGGCACTTAGCAGGGAAAGATCAGGGAAAGGGACCTGTGAAAGAAAAATACAGGGGCGGATACCAAGACTGGCTTGCAGCAAATACGGTGGAAACGACCAGTGGACCGTTCAGTACAATACTTTGGAACGAGAAAAACGAACCCGTCCGACTCCCCGGCTATCGAGTCGATGCGATGACGGATGCTGCGATTCGTTATATAGACAAGAGGGCGGCCGAAAACGAGCAACCGTTCATGCTGTGCCTGTCATTATTGGAGCCTCATCACCAAAATACCAATGATAGTTTCCCTGCACCTCCAGGATATGAGGAATTTTTCACAGGAAGATGGACTCCTCCAGACCTACAGGCGCTCGGGGGTAGTAGCGCTCAACATATAGCGGGATACTACGGAATGGTCAAACGAGTGGACGAGGCCTTGGGAAGGCTGATGGACGCGGTTCACTCGCTGGGGATCGCGAATCATACGATTACCGCATTTGTCAGCGACCATGGGTGTCACTTCAAGACGAGGAACGCCGAGTATAAACGGACGCCACATGAAAGCTCAGTGCGTATTCCCCTCGCGCTCTGGGGCACAGAGTTCGATGGCGGCGGTGAATTACGAGAGGCAACCGGCCTTATTAATCTCCCTCCATCCCTACTCGATGCATGTGGCATCGCTCCTCCAGATTCCATGCAGGCCCTTTCAATACTTCCACTGCTAAAACACCAAAGAAGGAATTGGCCAAAAGAATCATATATACAGTTTGGAGACAACAACGTACGGACCGGGCGGGCGCTACGATCAGACCGATGGAAATATGCCGTTTCAATCCCCAAGGATACAAAGCCAGCTCCTCATGCAAAAGTTTATGAAGAAACCCACCTGTATGACCTCCAGGCTGACCCTTACGAATTAAGAAACCTGATAGAAGAAGAGGCGTATCAAACGATACGAAAACATTTCAGACAGCGCATCCGGTCATGGCTAAAGGAAACAAACGAGCCTCCAGCCGAAATCATTCCGGCGACGACAAAGCCTTCTGGTCAACTTAGCATAGACTACCCTTGCGGCGAGAATTAG
- a CDS encoding sulfatase family protein: MNVALIIADDWSPIAGCYGDPTIKTPNIDALATRGTVFNQAYCTTPSCAASRANILTGMYSHQHRQYGHSHGFHNFRTWEEAVSLPAILKNAGMKSGLAGKTHIAPPRVYPFTAWHETTSPQYPLFSNSSVTRDVRTCLKEISGTSFYMHCASGYPHRTEENFDKSIHPSEFKDVDIHYEPDTIPVPEYLPDTPGVREDLADYYRFISRFDSFVGDVIQEIDSHGHRDDTMIILLSDHGMPFPGAKASPFEAGHHCPLIIAHPKALGAGQYCDTPVNWTDILPTILHAMDVPDQHHPKNLCGMNLIPLLTSSAGLERELIFDSHTFHGVANYFPYRAARGPKYKYLRCLAPDVRSPMATDLYDSKSYQSILATGGAQCRPMDRLQNHWPEALFDLEIDPQETTNLVDAPELQPIVEEYRAQLTEMRLKTKDPWLEVDFQEGRLSNYR; this comes from the coding sequence ATGAACGTAGCACTTATCATTGCGGATGATTGGTCTCCTATTGCTGGTTGCTACGGAGACCCCACAATCAAGACTCCCAATATCGATGCGTTGGCGACACGCGGCACCGTATTCAATCAGGCTTACTGCACAACCCCAAGCTGTGCGGCCAGTCGGGCAAATATCCTGACTGGCATGTATAGCCACCAGCACCGTCAGTATGGACATAGCCACGGATTTCACAATTTTCGAACATGGGAGGAGGCTGTGAGCCTCCCTGCAATTCTTAAGAACGCGGGAATGAAGAGCGGCCTGGCAGGCAAAACACACATTGCCCCGCCTCGCGTTTATCCATTTACGGCTTGGCACGAAACGACGTCACCCCAATACCCACTTTTCTCCAACAGCAGCGTTACTAGAGACGTCCGGACCTGCTTAAAGGAAATCAGTGGCACTTCGTTTTACATGCACTGCGCATCGGGATATCCACACCGCACTGAAGAGAACTTCGACAAGTCGATTCATCCATCTGAGTTTAAGGATGTCGATATTCACTACGAACCGGATACTATCCCTGTTCCTGAATATCTACCAGACACTCCGGGTGTTAGAGAGGATCTGGCAGACTACTATCGATTCATATCTCGATTTGACTCGTTTGTGGGAGATGTCATTCAAGAAATTGACAGCCACGGCCATCGTGATGACACCATGATCATTTTGCTTTCTGATCACGGCATGCCTTTTCCCGGAGCGAAAGCAAGCCCGTTCGAAGCTGGACACCATTGCCCATTAATCATCGCCCATCCAAAAGCATTGGGAGCCGGGCAATACTGCGACACCCCAGTCAACTGGACTGACATTTTACCGACCATACTCCATGCCATGGACGTGCCCGATCAACATCACCCGAAAAACCTATGCGGAATGAACCTGATTCCGCTCTTAACCAGTAGCGCGGGCTTAGAGCGTGAGCTCATTTTTGATTCTCATACGTTTCATGGGGTAGCAAACTACTTTCCGTATAGAGCTGCACGAGGCCCAAAGTATAAATACTTGAGATGCTTGGCTCCAGACGTCCGGTCACCAATGGCCACAGACTTATACGATTCCAAGAGCTATCAAAGTATTCTAGCGACTGGCGGGGCTCAATGTCGTCCCATGGACCGACTGCAAAACCACTGGCCGGAAGCCTTGTTCGATCTCGAGATTGACCCACAGGAAACAACCAACCTGGTCGATGCCCCCGAACTTCAGCCTATCGTCGAAGAGTACCGAGCACAACTGACTGAAATGCGGCTTAAAACAAAAGACCCTTGGCTTGAGGTCGACTTCCAGGAAGGGCGGCTATCCAACTATCGCTGA
- a CDS encoding substrate-binding domain-containing protein, translated as MSKAKKTAELLRARINCGDYLLTDVPVERALAEEVGVSRLTARKALLMMIEEGLLQRTPSGKVVCASTDKGDRVRQIAFLSPAFSSWNFDWWRFAIERCASRSNIAIRPVDYVHWNDLVVARTIERFDGVFLWPFMGEIPDNVLKIIRESEKPVALLESNGRELGIPSMQMLPPESIQLLLELLASKGHKQIDVLSAQNFDPIIEARIQQWSLWRSLHGIDGEFHNYPVKPYESTVSGGYNAMCKLVAEGRFKAKALLCTSEPAAIGAMRAMRDVGIRPGEDVAICAAKDEGMCRYVSPSLTVLECPKPDQYINLILDWMLSDKREWIGSLNLSPAQFQLFEGESTDFELKVKHTSKSS; from the coding sequence ATGAGTAAGGCTAAAAAAACTGCTGAGTTACTGCGTGCCCGGATAAACTGTGGCGATTATCTGCTGACCGATGTGCCTGTTGAACGTGCTCTGGCTGAAGAGGTCGGGGTAAGTCGATTGACGGCGAGAAAGGCCCTTTTGATGATGATTGAGGAGGGGTTGTTGCAGCGCACCCCAAGTGGGAAAGTGGTTTGCGCCAGCACGGATAAAGGCGATAGGGTTAGACAAATCGCGTTTCTTTCTCCCGCTTTTTCAAGTTGGAATTTTGACTGGTGGCGTTTTGCGATCGAACGTTGTGCGAGTCGCTCTAATATCGCGATTCGGCCAGTGGACTATGTCCATTGGAATGATCTGGTTGTTGCTCGGACAATCGAACGTTTTGACGGGGTCTTTCTGTGGCCATTCATGGGTGAAATTCCCGATAATGTGCTTAAGATTATCCGTGAATCCGAGAAGCCAGTGGCCCTTTTGGAAAGCAATGGACGAGAGTTGGGTATTCCGTCGATGCAGATGTTGCCGCCAGAGAGCATTCAATTGCTCTTGGAGCTCCTTGCGAGCAAAGGTCACAAACAGATCGATGTGTTGAGTGCTCAGAACTTTGACCCCATCATAGAGGCGCGCATTCAACAATGGTCACTTTGGCGCTCTCTGCATGGGATCGATGGAGAGTTTCATAACTATCCAGTGAAACCCTATGAGTCTACCGTGTCAGGTGGATATAATGCGATGTGCAAGCTTGTGGCTGAGGGTAGGTTTAAGGCTAAAGCCCTGCTCTGTACGAGTGAGCCGGCGGCAATTGGTGCAATGCGGGCGATGAGAGATGTTGGCATCCGGCCTGGTGAAGACGTTGCCATCTGTGCGGCGAAAGACGAGGGTATGTGTCGCTACGTGTCCCCAAGTCTGACTGTCTTGGAGTGTCCCAAGCCCGACCAGTATATTAATCTAATTCTGGATTGGATGCTGAGTGATAAGCGGGAATGGATTGGCTCACTCAATTTGTCACCAGCGCAATTTCAACTTTTTGAAGGCGAATCAACCGACTTCGAATTAAAAGTAAAGCATACCTCAAAATCATCATGA
- a CDS encoding LamG-like jellyroll fold domain-containing protein has protein sequence MKKTTKNVISTAGLTLLISAFPTVDAAAQVVTTNLAQNYDASNPGAVGVWQNTLEPGVRDWSMMDSTSGSVTSAGTNITHVFSFNGTSSIGVQDSFASGSVVTSSWELWIKPSNLTTVGTFLESGANAQGFVLAQNGNEIDFFVNNGGDQVNLTFQINSALIEDYMQVVAVIDSGSDVSRLYVNGSLVDSDSNAPDWRGSNDASIGGTTNAAGPLDGYFNGQIAIMRHYDDLALSDAQVLQNYNAVAAIPEPSHFSLLSIGTILLTLTCTRRVGKQK, from the coding sequence ATGAAGAAGACTACTAAAAATGTTATCTCTACAGCTGGACTCACCTTGTTGATTTCAGCTTTTCCCACTGTCGATGCCGCTGCTCAAGTCGTTACTACTAATCTAGCGCAAAATTATGATGCATCAAATCCAGGTGCTGTTGGTGTTTGGCAAAACACACTGGAGCCGGGGGTGCGCGATTGGAGCATGATGGACTCAACTAGCGGAAGTGTTACTTCTGCCGGAACGAATATTACTCACGTATTCAGCTTCAACGGCACCAGTTCGATTGGTGTGCAGGATAGTTTTGCGAGTGGCAGTGTAGTTACCTCCAGTTGGGAATTGTGGATCAAGCCATCAAACCTCACCACCGTAGGAACCTTTTTAGAGTCAGGAGCCAACGCTCAAGGATTTGTCCTTGCACAGAACGGAAACGAAATTGATTTCTTCGTCAATAACGGTGGAGATCAAGTGAATCTGACTTTTCAAATAAACTCTGCATTGATTGAGGACTACATGCAGGTCGTGGCTGTTATTGATTCTGGTTCAGATGTTTCACGATTGTATGTCAACGGTAGTCTTGTTGATAGTGATAGCAATGCCCCTGATTGGAGAGGTTCGAATGACGCATCTATTGGAGGAACGACAAACGCCGCCGGACCCCTCGACGGTTATTTTAATGGTCAGATTGCTATCATGCGGCACTACGACGACTTGGCTTTATCTGATGCACAGGTTTTGCAGAATTATAACGCTGTCGCGGCAATACCCGAACCCAGTCACTTTTCCTTGCTATCGATCGGGACGATTTTGCTTACTCTGACCTGCACTAGAAGAGTCGGTAAGCAAAAGTAA
- a CDS encoding sulfatase-like hydrolase/transferase, whose product MKQNIVLIVTDQQRADSIGCYGNKHSSTPNLDALASEGTVCRRAYCTTPICTPARASLQTGLYPSLHGMQTNICTPGCLFHELPDSPVLLGNRMREHGYFTAYTGKWHLGFGGNAAEQSEFQKHMREYPLLRLSVGSGALPSTRGYEIGDDFPGHGGGGEKFPQFQEYLQANGLTYQLENKLTGMGRAATLASGKESSVSHYLTNRAIDCLEDASSRDQPFFLSLHFWGPHEPYYVPQEFLDLYDINSVPLWNAMSSMPQPSPRIHSGMRKAKGKDEDEIRTFLQHYYGFVSHIDDEVGRLVQALKRLGVYENTTIIFTADHGESLGSHGGMVDKGLSMFEETVRVPLIIKHSPNQIKDTHAFINTTDIYASILDIANCNEGIEQQGQGRSILPLLNGEAPVDWPDSVVVESSGIGHCLLSQRMIRNESWKYVLNVGDVDELYDMKNDPDESRNLIASDECYDARGYMKEKLLNWMERNEDPLLKRVKYLAN is encoded by the coding sequence GTGAAACAAAACATAGTTCTGATCGTAACCGATCAGCAGCGCGCCGATAGTATTGGTTGCTATGGTAACAAGCATAGCTCAACTCCGAATTTGGATGCGCTAGCAAGTGAGGGAACGGTTTGTCGGCGCGCCTATTGCACAACCCCAATCTGTACACCCGCGCGCGCTTCGTTACAAACCGGGCTCTACCCCAGTCTTCATGGCATGCAAACTAATATTTGCACACCGGGATGCCTTTTTCATGAACTACCTGACTCACCAGTTCTTCTTGGTAATCGTATGCGCGAGCATGGCTACTTTACAGCTTACACGGGGAAGTGGCACCTCGGATTTGGCGGAAACGCAGCCGAGCAGTCAGAGTTTCAGAAGCACATGAGAGAGTATCCTTTGTTGAGGCTCTCGGTCGGCTCGGGGGCATTGCCCTCGACACGTGGGTATGAAATCGGAGACGACTTTCCGGGACACGGTGGCGGAGGTGAGAAATTCCCGCAGTTTCAGGAATATTTGCAGGCTAATGGTCTAACATACCAACTTGAGAACAAATTAACCGGAATGGGGCGCGCGGCGACTTTGGCCTCTGGCAAAGAGTCGTCTGTTTCCCACTATCTCACTAATCGGGCAATCGATTGCCTTGAGGATGCTTCCTCGAGGGATCAACCGTTCTTTTTATCATTACATTTTTGGGGTCCACACGAGCCATACTATGTGCCACAGGAATTCTTGGATTTGTATGATATTAATTCTGTGCCGCTCTGGAACGCGATGAGTTCAATGCCTCAACCCAGCCCTCGCATCCATTCAGGAATGCGAAAAGCCAAGGGTAAGGATGAGGATGAAATACGAACGTTCCTTCAGCACTACTATGGATTTGTATCACATATAGATGATGAAGTTGGCCGCTTGGTGCAGGCGTTAAAGCGCTTGGGTGTGTACGAAAATACTACGATTATTTTTACCGCAGATCATGGCGAAAGCTTAGGTTCGCACGGCGGAATGGTCGACAAAGGTCTCAGTATGTTTGAGGAGACCGTCCGCGTGCCATTAATAATCAAGCACTCTCCAAATCAAATCAAAGATACACACGCCTTCATCAATACGACGGACATATACGCAAGCATTTTGGATATTGCTAACTGCAATGAAGGAATCGAACAACAGGGGCAGGGCAGGTCTATTCTGCCTTTGCTGAATGGAGAAGCCCCGGTTGATTGGCCAGATAGCGTCGTCGTGGAAAGCAGCGGGATTGGGCATTGCCTCTTATCTCAAAGAATGATCCGCAATGAATCGTGGAAATACGTCTTAAACGTCGGTGATGTCGATGAGCTCTATGATATGAAGAACGATCCGGATGAGAGCCGAAACTTGATTGCTTCGGACGAATGTTACGATGCGCGCGGCTACATGAAGGAGAAGTTGCTAAACTGGATGGAGCGCAACGAAGACCCCTTGCTTAAGCGGGTGAAATACTTAGCAAATTAA
- a CDS encoding sulfatase family protein: protein MDKKRPNILFITCDQLRKDALGCYGNELIKTPNIDSIANAGIKFENTFVTSPACAPSRGSMLTGRMPSVHGLRINGVSLPKEEVSFIEVLRNAGYQTAGVGKMHFNPQWNFPPDNVDDLVTKPDTTKAISPQPQPWEFPFYGMDHCMLVEDHNAGPYGEYLLQHGFDPWKDPHSFTYPQSYCGKSSIPLEHSKSNWITDRALEFLDQTADESPFFVWISYVHPHHPFVAPESYDTMYEAEDMPLPVMSKAEREQWPFGYDRKWRAEEGSHESVGLHKFDECDWQRIKAHYYGMISHIDDQIGRILDRLRADGEFENTYIFFLADHGELLGDHGLLFKGAHYESVLNIPLLIQGPGISDSSESDSYLSMMDISATLLGFVDLPLPDGMMGCDLSDPISGDRPIPSRERVLVEDPFGPRTLLTPEYRITWHGYGEKGELYDRKADPENFVNLWSDASSADLKSEALDALVHELVLTVDPLPHRTTLC, encoded by the coding sequence ATGGATAAAAAACGACCAAATATCTTATTTATTACATGCGATCAGCTTCGAAAAGATGCGCTGGGTTGTTATGGCAATGAGCTGATCAAAACGCCGAATATTGATTCCATCGCGAATGCAGGCATCAAATTTGAGAATACTTTTGTTACCAGTCCTGCCTGCGCACCAAGCAGAGGATCGATGCTCACTGGGCGTATGCCATCGGTCCATGGCTTACGAATCAATGGTGTGAGTTTGCCGAAGGAAGAAGTATCGTTTATCGAGGTTTTAAGAAACGCTGGGTATCAAACGGCTGGTGTGGGAAAGATGCATTTCAATCCTCAATGGAATTTTCCCCCGGATAACGTAGATGATTTAGTCACTAAGCCAGATACTACCAAAGCAATTAGTCCTCAGCCCCAACCATGGGAGTTCCCTTTTTACGGTATGGACCACTGTATGCTGGTCGAGGACCACAATGCGGGGCCATATGGCGAGTACTTACTTCAGCACGGTTTTGATCCATGGAAAGATCCGCACAGTTTCACATATCCCCAGAGCTACTGTGGCAAATCGTCTATCCCCTTAGAGCATAGTAAATCCAATTGGATTACGGATCGCGCTTTGGAGTTCCTTGACCAAACAGCTGACGAATCACCCTTCTTTGTGTGGATTTCCTATGTTCATCCGCATCACCCATTTGTTGCGCCTGAGTCTTATGACACCATGTATGAAGCCGAAGATATGCCTCTGCCGGTAATGTCTAAGGCAGAGAGAGAACAGTGGCCGTTTGGATACGATAGAAAGTGGAGAGCCGAAGAGGGATCACACGAATCAGTAGGCCTACACAAGTTTGACGAATGTGACTGGCAGCGAATCAAAGCTCACTACTACGGAATGATCTCCCATATCGACGACCAGATCGGCAGAATCCTGGACCGGCTCAGAGCAGATGGGGAATTTGAGAATACTTATATATTCTTCTTGGCCGACCACGGAGAGCTCCTGGGGGATCATGGACTCTTGTTTAAGGGAGCGCATTACGAATCTGTGCTCAATATCCCTTTGCTAATCCAAGGGCCAGGAATTTCAGATTCATCCGAAAGCGACAGTTATCTTTCCATGATGGATATTTCAGCAACGTTGCTCGGATTTGTGGACTTGCCGTTGCCTGATGGAATGATGGGATGTGATCTGTCCGATCCAATTTCGGGGGATCGTCCAATACCATCCCGGGAGCGAGTCCTAGTCGAAGATCCCTTTGGGCCGAGAACGCTACTGACTCCAGAATACCGAATCACATGGCATGGCTATGGTGAGAAAGGGGAGCTTTACGATCGGAAGGCAGATCCGGAGAATTTCGTTAATTTATGGAGCGATGCTTCGAGCGCGGACTTAAAGTCCGAAGCGCTAGATGCATTGGTGCACGAATTGGTTTTGACCGTAGACCCATTGCCGCATCGCACAACTCTCTGTTGA